DNA from Jeotgalibacillus haloalkalitolerans:
TGCATAGATTCTGCGTCCTTCCATGATTGTACGGATTGAGCGGGCAAGCTCTTCGCTCGGGCTGTCCTTTAATAAATAGCCGCTGACACCTGCGTTTCTGGCTCTTTCAAAATATCCGGGTCTTGCGAAGGTAGTCAGGATAATCATTTTACACGGCTCATCCTTTAATTCCTCGGCTGCATCAAGTCCTGTTTTGAGCGGCATTTCGATATCCATAATACAAATATCGGGCTTGAGTGATTTTACGATTTCTACCGCTTCCTCACCGTTTTTTGCCTTCCCGATCACTTCCATGTCATCTTCAAGATCAAGCAGGGAACCAAGCGCTCCGAGCAGCATGGTCTGATCTTCAGCTAATACAATTCTGATCATTGCGCTTCCTCCTTAGACACCTGCTTAAGCACGGTTGGAACACAAATCGTGATACTTGTGCCAAGACCGCTTTCTACATCCAGTGTGCCATTTACAAACTCCAGACGTTCTCTCATCCCTCTTAATCCATTCCCTTCAATTGAACGGTCCATCGAAAACCCTTTGCCGTTATCTTCAACAGTTACTTTTAATTCTTTCGGAAGCTGTTCAATCGTAACTTTACAATGCGTGGCACTGCTGTGTTTTACTACATTGGTAACAGCTTCTTTAAGACACATGCTGATTACGTTTTCCACTAAAAGGGGGACATTTTCAAGGATTGGATTGCCTTTAACTTCAGGTTTGATCTGTGCAACGTGAAGCAGCTCACGAATATGTGTAATCTCTTCATCAAGCTTGGTCCCTCTCATATCTGATACGAGCTCTCTTACTTCTTTTAGTGCCGTGCGGGCTGTCTGGTTAATATCTATCAGTTCACTTTTAGCACCATCAGGGTTTGCCGTGATCAGCTTTGCCGCCAGATCACTTTTCAATCCGATCAGTGATAGCTTTTGACCAAGTGTATCATGCAGGTCTCTTGCAATCCGCTGCCGCTCTTCCATCACCATCAGGTCTGAAATCCGCTTCTGTGCGTATTCAAGCTGACC
Protein-coding regions in this window:
- a CDS encoding response regulator transcription factor; translation: MIRIVLAEDQTMLLGALGSLLDLEDDMEVIGKAKNGEEAVEIVKSLKPDICIMDIEMPLKTGLDAAEELKDEPCKMIILTTFARPGYFERARNAGVSGYLLKDSPSEELARSIRTIMEGRRIYAPELVDMALTEANPLTEREREVMELIAEGKTTKEIAGTLFITNGTVRNYISVILDKLEVSNRIEAISRFREKGWFK
- a CDS encoding sensor histidine kinase; protein product: MHKWYNIFPKNTGLNIYIWIIFCMLPFYFIFRSSGWVEISTGVAMILVFFAAYRLTYLTKGWVNYVWVGIAIAISIAMTILFGFVYFAIFLSFMIASVQHKVGFFTLYGILVGSTIITVNIAFFTQDQLFFTQFPFVLVSIIGVILLPLNSYNRIKREKLEGQLEYAQKRISDLMVMEERQRIARDLHDTLGQKLSLIGLKSDLAAKLITANPDGAKSELIDINQTARTALKEVRELVSDMRGTKLDEEITHIRELLHVAQIKPEVKGNPILENVPLLVENVISMCLKEAVTNVVKHSSATHCKVTIEQLPKELKVTVEDNGKGFSMDRSIEGNGLRGMRERLEFVNGTLDVESGLGTSITICVPTVLKQVSKEEAQ